One Streptomyces sp. ML-6 genomic region harbors:
- a CDS encoding DUF1259 domain-containing protein, which translates to MTGDRQQDTSKNPGGKTDGGTGAGARAVTSRRRVLAAAALAPVLTATGTAGTAKATGTTGAAGAARTGTATGHDERIEPVRTTPADWAGVARALGRPGSMLRDTAYHTSFPRQDLRVVSGGVVVTPGLALGTHVAFIRYADGSTMMMGDVAVTEKELQRVTDAWQEHGIEQTALHKHLLSHTPDIWWTHVHAHGHDASALARGLRAGIDRTATPPARPPRPQPPIDLDTAAMDAAMGTKGTANDGIYKILFLRRETVMDGHLVLPPGLGSTSAFSFQPLGGGRAALSGDCAMIADEVPQVLRALRRGGIELVELHNHHLSENPRLFFIHFWAVGDGVELARALRPAVDATNVVPTT; encoded by the coding sequence ATGACCGGAGACCGACAGCAGGACACGAGCAAAAACCCGGGCGGGAAGACGGACGGGGGTACGGGCGCGGGCGCACGGGCGGTCACCTCGCGACGGCGCGTACTGGCCGCCGCCGCGCTCGCCCCGGTACTGACCGCGACCGGAACCGCCGGAACCGCAAAGGCGACCGGAACCACAGGGGCGGCCGGAGCGGCCCGCACCGGGACGGCAACCGGGCACGACGAACGGATCGAGCCCGTGCGGACCACCCCGGCGGACTGGGCGGGCGTGGCACGGGCGCTGGGCCGCCCCGGCAGCATGCTGCGCGACACGGCGTACCACACGAGCTTCCCCCGGCAGGACCTGCGAGTGGTCTCCGGGGGCGTCGTCGTCACCCCGGGGCTCGCGCTGGGCACGCACGTGGCCTTCATCCGTTACGCCGACGGCAGCACGATGATGATGGGCGACGTGGCGGTCACCGAGAAGGAGCTCCAGCGGGTGACCGACGCCTGGCAGGAGCACGGGATCGAGCAGACCGCGCTGCACAAGCACCTGCTCTCCCACACCCCCGACATCTGGTGGACCCACGTCCACGCGCACGGCCACGACGCGTCGGCCCTGGCCCGCGGGCTGCGCGCGGGGATCGACCGCACCGCCACCCCGCCCGCCCGGCCGCCGCGCCCGCAGCCGCCGATCGACCTGGACACCGCCGCGATGGACGCCGCGATGGGCACGAAGGGCACCGCCAACGACGGGATCTACAAGATCCTCTTCCTCCGCCGCGAGACCGTCATGGACGGTCACCTGGTCCTGCCGCCGGGCCTGGGGTCGACCAGTGCGTTCAGCTTCCAGCCGCTGGGCGGCGGCCGGGCCGCGCTCAGCGGCGACTGCGCCATGATCGCCGACGAGGTCCCGCAGGTGTTGAGGGCCCTGCGGCGCGGCGGGATCGAACTCGTCGAGCTGCACAACCACCACCTGTCGGAGAACCCCCGCCTGTTCTTCATCCACTTCTGGGCCGTGGGCGACGGCGTCGAGCTCGCGCGGGCACTGCGCCCGGCGGTGGACGCCACCAACGTCGTACCGACCACCTGA
- a CDS encoding cytochrome P450, giving the protein MEPAADARHCPFDYAEALEFDPVLRELMNEGPVSRIRLPHGDGEAWLVTGYDDVRTVTTDRRFSRSAVIGRNFPRMTPEPIVQDEAINVMDPPGSSRLRSLISKGFAPRHMERMRVRTQHVVDELLDRMEEQGSPADLFEHLAAPLPLTTICEVLDIPEADRAQLRAHARTMMDTTVENKDAAIRSKADLRAYFATLTAQRRAEPGDDLISALATARDGDEILNEQELTVMAMVLLITGQDTTTYEIGNIAYTLLTRPDELAMVRDQPDMLPQAIEELLRFIPFRKGVGIPRVATEDVELSGVQIRKGDIVHVSYLTANRDGRKFDRPDELDLERTGPSHMTFGWGGHHCLGAPLAATELQVAIGTLLERFPALKLAVPAEDVRWNKTSIWRYPLELPVTW; this is encoded by the coding sequence ATGGAACCAGCCGCCGACGCCCGGCACTGCCCGTTCGACTACGCCGAAGCCCTTGAATTCGACCCGGTGCTCAGGGAGTTGATGAACGAGGGACCGGTGTCCCGCATCCGTCTTCCGCACGGCGACGGCGAGGCGTGGCTCGTCACCGGCTACGACGACGTCCGCACGGTGACCACCGACCGGCGCTTCAGCCGCAGCGCTGTCATCGGCCGGAACTTCCCGCGCATGACCCCCGAACCGATCGTCCAGGACGAGGCGATCAACGTGATGGACCCGCCGGGCAGCAGCCGACTGCGCAGCCTGATCTCCAAGGGCTTCGCACCCCGCCACATGGAGCGCATGCGGGTGCGCACCCAGCACGTCGTCGACGAGTTGCTGGACCGGATGGAGGAGCAGGGCTCCCCGGCCGACCTGTTCGAGCACCTGGCGGCCCCGCTGCCGCTGACCACGATCTGCGAGGTCCTCGACATTCCCGAGGCGGACCGCGCGCAACTGCGCGCCCACGCCCGGACCATGATGGACACCACCGTCGAGAACAAGGACGCGGCGATCCGCTCCAAGGCCGATCTCCGCGCCTACTTCGCCACGCTGACGGCACAGCGGCGGGCGGAGCCGGGCGACGACCTGATCAGCGCGCTGGCCACCGCCCGCGACGGGGACGAGATCCTCAACGAGCAGGAACTGACCGTCATGGCCATGGTCCTGCTCATCACCGGCCAGGACACCACCACGTACGAGATCGGGAACATCGCCTACACGCTGCTCACCAGGCCGGACGAGCTCGCCATGGTGCGCGATCAGCCCGACATGCTCCCCCAGGCCATCGAGGAGCTGCTGCGTTTCATCCCCTTCCGCAAGGGGGTCGGCATCCCCCGGGTCGCCACCGAGGACGTGGAGCTGAGCGGGGTACAAATCCGGAAGGGGGACATCGTGCACGTCTCCTATCTGACGGCCAACCGCGACGGCCGGAAGTTCGACCGCCCCGACGAGCTGGACCTGGAACGCACGGGACCGTCCCACATGACCTTCGGCTGGGGCGGACACCACTGTCTCGGCGCCCCGCTCGCGGCCACGGAGCTCCAGGTCGCCATCGGAACGCTGCTGGAGCGTTTCCCCGCCCTGAAACTGGCGGTCCCGGCCGAGGACGTGCGCTGGAACAAGACATCGATCTGGCGCTATCCCCTCGAACTCCCCGTCACCTGGTGA